One segment of Panicum virgatum strain AP13 chromosome 3K, P.virgatum_v5, whole genome shotgun sequence DNA contains the following:
- the LOC120697509 gene encoding E3 ubiquitin-protein ligase UPL6-like isoform X4: MLVASHVGHHPCCCPVVDPRWSFSSQLLSIPFLWHRLPQLKKVFTVNGISKYYIHQIACFLPSLADVLPNDISVNHPGYACVLANVLEASTSTLSDANFASDTAADIIAVSTSLLDTLPAVTSPTERADDDDEMPMDVDVKNGLDVDLERQITTAIDSKLLQHLVNALFRGRLSTDHSDLSAPSDAEVDAVGSICAFLHVTFNTFPLERIMTVLAYRTEIVPALWNFIKRCHENRRWPYFSKFASSLPADAPGWLLPMSVFCPIYKHMLKIIDNGEFYEQEKPLSLNDLKSLVLILKQALWQLLWVIPSSSTLKVAPNPSGLKKLSVENVKTRARVGLSELLTQLQDWNSRLPFTSASDFYSQEATSENFVSQAILGNTRASEIIKLAPFLAPFTSRVKIFTSQLSSSRQSASHSALTRHRFKIRRNRLLEDAFDQLSLLSEEDLKGPIRVSFINEHGEEEAGIDGGGIFKDFMENITRAAFDVQYGLFKETADHLLYPNPASGLVHELHLQYFHFLGSLLGKAMYEGILVDLPFATFFLSKLKQKYNFLNDLPSLDPELYRHILFLKHYNGDISELELYFVIVNNEYGEQCEEELLPGGRDMRVTNDNVITFIHLVANHRLNYQIRAQSTHFLRGFQQLIPKDWIDMFNEHEIQVLISGSLESLDIDDLRSNTNYSAGYHPDHEVIEMFWEVLKSFSSDNQKKFLKFVTGCSRGPLLGFQYLEPKFCIHRAGVPGMEEHADRLPTSATCMNLLKLPPYKTKEQLQMKLLYAINSEAGFDLS; this comes from the exons ATGCTTGTTGCTTCACATGTTGGCCATCATCCTTGTTGTTGTCCAGTAGTTGATCCAAGGTGGAGTTTCTCCTCTCAGCTTCTGTCCATCCCATTTCTATGGCATCGTTTGCCGCAACTCAAGAAG GTTTTCACAGTTAATGGAATCAGCAAATATTATATCCATCAAATAGCCTGCTTTTTGCCCAGTCTTGCTGATGTTCTTCCAAATGATATATCAGTTAATCATCCAGGATATGCGTGTGTCCTTGCAAATGTTCTTGAAGCTTCAACCTCGACTTTGTCCGATGCAAATTTTGCTTCTGACACA GCAGCTGACATCATCGCCGTTTCTACGTCATTGTTAGACACGTTGCCAGCAGTCACGTCACCTACGGAAA GggcagatgatgatgatgagatgCCTATGGATGTCGATGTTAAAAATGGTCTTGATGTTGATTTGGAAAGACAGATAACTACAGCAATTGATTCAAAGCTACTTCAACATTTG GTGAATGCACTCTTCAGAGGTAGATTAAGCACAGACCATTCTGATCTTTCTGCACcgtcagatgctgaagtggATGCTGTAGGATCTATTTGTGCTTTTCTTCATGTCACATTCAACACATTCCCTCTAGAGCGGATTATGACTGTGCTGGCGTACCGGACTGAAATTGTTCCTGCACTATGGAATTTTATAAAACGATGCCATGAAAACCGAAGATGGCCATATTTTTCCAAGTTTGCATCTTCATTACCTGCAGATGCTCCTGGTTGGCTCCTGCCCATGTCTGTATTCTGTCCCATATACAA GCACATGTTGAAGATCATTGATAATGGGGAGTTCTATGAACAGGAGAAACCTCTTTCACTTAATGATTTGAAGTCCCTGGTTCTCATTTTAAAACAG GCATTATGGCAACTTCTGTGGgttattccttcctcttctaCTCTGAAAGTGGCACCCAACCCTTCAGGCCTCAAAAAATTGTCAGTGGAGAATGTCAAAACCAGAGCTAGGGTTGGGTTATCTGAACTACTCACACAG TTGCAAGACTGGAACAGCCGACTCCCGTTCACTTCTGCAAGTGATTTCTATTCTCAAGAAGCAACAAGTGAAAATTTTGTGTCTCAG GCAATACTTGGCAATACTCGAGCATCAGAGATTATAAAGCTTGCTCCTTTCTTGGCGCCATTTACTAGTAGAGTCAAAATATTCACT TCCCAATTGTCAAGTTCTAGACAATCGGCATCACATTCTGCATTGACAAGACATCGGTTCAAAATAAGAAGAAATCGACTTCTGGAAGATGCTTTTGATCAGCTAAGTTTGCTTTCTGAAGAAGATCTCAAAGGACCG ATTCGAGTGTCATTTATTAATGAGCATGGTGAGGAAGAGGCTGGAATTGATGGTGGTGGAATTTTCAAAGATTTCATGGAGAATATCACTCGAGCTGCTTTTGATGTACAGTATGGTCTCTTCAAG GAGACAGCTGATCATCTTCTGTACCCAAACCCCGCATCAGGATTGGTTCATGAACTACACCTGCAATATTTCCATTTTCTTGGAAGTCTCCTTGGAAAG GCAATGTATGAGGGCATACTTGTGGACTTGCCATTTGCGACGTTCTTCTTGAGCAAGTTGAAACAAAA GTACAATTTTTTAAATGATCTTCCTTCATTGGATCCAGAATTATATCGACATATTCTATTTTTAAAG CATTACAACGGTGATATCTCAGAGCTGGAACTGTATTTTGTCATTGTGAATAATGAATATGGTGAACAGTGTGAAGAAGAACTTCTCCCTGGTGGGAGAGACATGCGTGTTACTAATGATAATGTTATTACTTTTATCCATCTTGTtgccaatcatcggttaaactaCCAG ATTCGTGCACAAAGTACACACTTCTTGCGAGGTTTTCAACAGCTTATACCAAAAGACTGGATTGATATGTTCAATGAACATGAAATTCAG GTTCTCATATCTGGCTCTTTGGAAAGCTTGGATATTGATGACTTGCGGTCAAACACCAACTATTCTGCAGGATATCATCCG GACCACGAGGTCATTGAGATGTTTTGGGAAGTCCTGAAGAGCTTCAGTTCAGACAATCAGAAAAAATTTCTCAA GTTTGTGACCGGATGTTCTCGTGGTCCACTCCTTGGATTCCAGTACCTCGAACCAAAATTTTGCATTCATAG AGCTGGTGTTCCAGGCATGGAGGAGCATGCTGACCGCCTGCCTACATCGGCTACTTGCATGAACCTCCTGAAGCTTCCCCCCTATAAAAC CAAGGAGCAGTTGCAGATGAAGCTGCTGTACGCCATAAATTCAGAAGCTGGTTTTGATCTTAGTTGA